From one Leptospira kanakyensis genomic stretch:
- a CDS encoding chemotaxis protein CheW, translating into MNNLDMDSLSDENDDYDDDDTLDGRFLIFSLADRSYGIEIKFITEIVGMQNITEIPDMPTFIKGVINLRGKVIALIDVRDRFRMQSIGYNDKTCVIILNVNQQLIGLIVDTVKEVIKIPPTNMEEAPKFGDHQGNQFIKSIAKVSDDVKVLLNIEKLLKDEDQLALDVAINNQT; encoded by the coding sequence ATGAACAACTTAGACATGGACTCACTTTCCGACGAAAATGATGATTACGATGACGATGATACCTTAGATGGTCGCTTTCTAATCTTCTCACTCGCTGACCGAAGTTATGGGATCGAAATCAAATTCATCACCGAAATCGTAGGAATGCAGAACATTACCGAAATCCCCGACATGCCTACTTTTATCAAAGGAGTCATCAATCTCAGGGGAAAAGTGATTGCACTTATCGATGTTCGTGACCGGTTCCGTATGCAATCCATTGGTTATAATGACAAAACCTGTGTTATCATTCTCAATGTGAACCAACAACTCATTGGACTTATTGTTGATACCGTAAAAGAGGTAATCAAAATTCCACCAACAAATATGGAAGAAGCACCAAAGTTTGGAGACCACCAAGGGAATCAGTTCATTAAGTCCATAGCAAAAGTCAGCGATGATGTCAAAGTTTTACTCAATATTGAAAAACTTCTGAAAGACGAAGACCAACTTGCGTTAGATGTAGCAATTAATAATCAAACTTAA
- a CDS encoding HAMP domain-containing methyl-accepting chemotaxis protein, with protein MFNLKSMTVKGKLILGFSLLILFIGIGTGSGIYSVNIFNQKVTDLVLIYSPKVQFSEKIRTKFIWLARNEKNLILDQTMELMNQRLTARKKYESELFGFIDELEKLGNQKDKEKLKELKETYKDYDAAFQEVKVVALKNLTQQAQDISTFKGRPAADKFDSVADDIAAMAAADMDEANKLTDELYQWIFIFMAGLFVVSAVISIVIAAWIIISITKALNSAVEIATTVSTAAEQVSSTAYSLSQGASEQAASIEESTASIEEMSSSVTQNSQAANETNEIASNSAKETTKGRESVFKTLDAMKNISSKIKIIEEIAYQTNLLALNAAIEAARAGKHGKGFAVVADEVRKLAERSQVAAQEINQLSFNSVSLAEEAGKVIEEIVPSIQKTAELVSSIADASNEQSSGINQISLAMTQMDQTTQIAASSSEELAATSNELKEQSGHLMEIMGTLVKIDKDKLAHLKQKKTIPGKPGDLKNIAAEFGKNNKSSNVFGSGHEHAALTEKF; from the coding sequence ATGTTTAATTTAAAATCCATGACAGTGAAAGGAAAATTGATCCTCGGATTCAGTTTGTTAATTTTATTTATAGGTATAGGTACTGGATCAGGAATTTACAGCGTTAATATCTTTAACCAAAAAGTAACCGATTTGGTTTTGATTTATTCTCCGAAGGTTCAATTTTCCGAAAAAATTCGAACAAAATTCATCTGGCTGGCCCGGAACGAAAAAAACCTAATTCTCGATCAAACTATGGAATTAATGAACCAAAGATTAACTGCACGAAAAAAATATGAATCGGAGTTATTTGGATTTATTGACGAATTAGAAAAGTTAGGAAATCAAAAGGATAAAGAAAAATTAAAAGAATTAAAGGAAACATACAAAGATTATGACGCGGCCTTTCAAGAAGTCAAAGTTGTTGCTTTAAAAAACTTAACCCAACAAGCGCAAGACATTTCAACATTTAAAGGTCGACCTGCCGCAGATAAGTTTGACTCAGTAGCCGATGATATTGCGGCCATGGCAGCTGCCGATATGGACGAAGCTAACAAACTTACAGATGAACTCTATCAATGGATTTTTATTTTTATGGCAGGTCTTTTTGTAGTTTCTGCCGTTATTTCTATAGTAATCGCTGCTTGGATCATCATTAGTATCACAAAGGCATTAAACTCTGCGGTGGAAATCGCAACAACTGTATCAACCGCCGCAGAACAAGTTTCTTCCACAGCGTATTCTCTCAGCCAAGGTGCCAGTGAACAAGCAGCTTCGATTGAAGAATCAACCGCTTCTATTGAAGAGATGTCATCTTCCGTAACTCAGAACTCACAAGCGGCCAACGAAACAAATGAAATTGCATCTAACTCTGCCAAAGAAACCACAAAAGGTAGAGAATCTGTTTTCAAAACTTTGGACGCCATGAAAAACATTTCTTCCAAAATCAAAATCATCGAGGAAATTGCTTACCAGACCAACTTACTTGCATTAAATGCTGCGATTGAAGCCGCTCGTGCAGGAAAACACGGAAAAGGATTTGCGGTCGTAGCAGATGAAGTCAGAAAATTAGCAGAAAGAAGCCAAGTGGCAGCACAAGAAATCAATCAACTTTCGTTTAATAGTGTTTCTCTTGCTGAAGAAGCTGGTAAAGTCATTGAAGAAATTGTTCCGAGCATTCAAAAAACTGCAGAACTTGTTTCTTCCATTGCAGATGCTTCCAACGAACAATCCTCAGGAATCAACCAAATTTCTCTAGCCATGACACAAATGGACCAAACAACTCAAATTGCTGCGTCCTCTTCGGAAGAACTAGCGGCAACGTCCAATGAGTTAAAAGAACAATCCGGCCACCTAATGGAAATTATGGGAACCTTGGTTAAAATAGATAAAGATAAATTGGCGCATTTAAAACAGAAAAAAACTATCCCAGGCAAACCTGGTGATCTCAAAAACATAGCTGCTGAGTTTGGAAAAAATAATAAATCTTCCAATGTTTTTGGTTCTGGGCATGAACACGCTGCTTTAACTGAAAAATTCTGA
- a CDS encoding DUF1566 domain-containing protein gives MKRSDERSLKNFRFFYLFFLVFFITCKNPELENLCDPKYSGYYETILFKILSGNTSNHCGLNLNQVFIPMFSPNPGHYTEPNFISITSFTPGATIYITTDGSLPTTNSTPYTSPSSIWRLAGQRIRAVATKLGMDNSPVAEATYSLIPLKTGQTTIYSSGDDGSVRSGFSTNYSGPSANATYPNDYTTYDQSTGILWKSCSQGLEGPTCGINSVSVGNAATLSSSCTALNSLNSGNGYAGHKTWRLPTLKELFTTNDASKATATIINPTAFPATIAFAYWASTPYLNNVTNSWYLDYQYGDSYIQNTNSYHGRCVASPAPIETLSYTDNGDGTVRDNATGLTWQKCSYGQNNDSTCSLAASATTWSTALAYCSSLNLGSRTWRLPNRNELASLYDHSKSTPPMIHLSAFPNTTGDHYWTSTTHANTTANAWYVNFGTTTTNFYEGFPKINSIYVRCVSQ, from the coding sequence ATGAAACGAAGTGATGAACGTTCTCTTAAAAACTTCCGTTTCTTTTATTTGTTTTTTCTCGTATTCTTCATTACCTGCAAAAATCCCGAATTGGAAAACCTTTGCGACCCCAAGTATAGCGGTTACTATGAAACCATCCTTTTCAAAATCCTTTCCGGAAATACATCCAACCACTGTGGTCTGAACCTAAACCAAGTGTTTATCCCTATGTTTTCTCCAAATCCTGGACATTATACGGAACCTAATTTTATATCCATCACTTCCTTCACACCCGGGGCCACCATCTATATCACTACGGACGGTTCTTTACCGACGACAAACTCTACTCCCTACACATCACCTTCTTCTATTTGGAGGTTGGCAGGACAAAGGATCCGTGCGGTGGCGACCAAACTAGGGATGGACAATAGCCCCGTTGCCGAAGCTACCTATTCCCTTATCCCATTAAAAACGGGCCAAACCACAATTTACAGTTCGGGTGATGATGGATCTGTCCGCTCTGGATTTTCTACCAATTATTCTGGACCTAGTGCCAATGCAACCTACCCCAATGATTATACAACCTATGACCAATCCACCGGGATCCTTTGGAAATCTTGTTCGCAAGGTTTAGAAGGGCCGACTTGTGGAATTAACAGTGTGTCAGTGGGAAATGCTGCCACCTTAAGTTCTTCCTGCACCGCACTCAATTCTTTAAATTCGGGTAATGGTTATGCCGGTCATAAAACTTGGCGCCTACCTACATTAAAAGAATTGTTTACCACTAACGATGCAAGTAAAGCAACAGCAACGATAATCAATCCGACAGCTTTTCCTGCAACGATCGCCTTTGCTTATTGGGCATCAACTCCTTACCTTAACAATGTTACAAATAGCTGGTATTTAGATTACCAATACGGTGATTCGTATATTCAAAATACAAACTCCTATCATGGTCGTTGTGTTGCTTCACCGGCACCAATAGAAACTCTTTCCTATACCGACAACGGAGACGGAACTGTCAGAGACAATGCCACTGGCCTTACTTGGCAAAAATGTTCTTATGGACAAAACAACGATAGCACATGCTCACTAGCAGCGAGTGCTACTACTTGGTCAACAGCTCTCGCTTATTGTAGTTCTTTGAATTTAGGATCTAGAACTTGGAGACTACCCAATCGAAATGAACTAGCAAGTTTGTATGATCATTCAAAGTCTACTCCCCCGATGATTCACCTGTCTGCATTTCCCAATACAACTGGCGATCATTATTGGACTTCTACAACCCATGCAAACACAACTGCGAATGCCTGGTATGTCAATTTTGGTACGACAACAACCAATTTTTACGAAGGATTTCCTAAAATAAATTCGATCTATGTTCGTTGTGTCTCTCAGTAA
- a CDS encoding ethanolamine ammonia-lyase subunit EutB, whose amino-acid sequence MGYKTILGPKTYHFPELKDLLAKASPHRSGDDLAFVSAENQEERIAAQMALADVYLSEFLNVELIPANKDEVTRLIFESHNKEAFLLISHLTVGGFRDFLLSETTTSELITSIRWGITPEMAAAVSKLMSNQDLILVGKKINVITKFRNTLGLPGRLSVRLQPNHPTDDPKGIAASLLDGLLLGSGDAVIGINPATDNIPTSIALLEMLDNLIQKYSIPTQSCILSHVTTSMEVMKRGAPLDLVFQSIGGTEDLNKSFGISLSVLKEAREMALALGRGTVGDNVMYFETGQGSALSAGAHHGIDQQTLEVRAYAVAREFSPLLVNTVVGFIGPEYLYNGKQIIRAGLEDHFCGKLLGLPMGVDVCYTNHAEADQDDMDTLLTLLGVAGCTYIMGIPGADDVMLSYQSTSFHDALYLRQVLGLKPAPEFETWLLDRGIFSNQNGFLPKENRELRLLEEILGKSKP is encoded by the coding sequence ATGGGTTATAAAACCATTCTCGGACCAAAAACCTACCACTTCCCTGAATTAAAAGACTTGTTAGCAAAGGCAAGTCCCCACCGGTCAGGTGATGACTTAGCTTTTGTTTCTGCGGAAAACCAGGAAGAACGAATTGCCGCTCAAATGGCGCTGGCAGATGTATATTTATCAGAATTTTTAAATGTAGAATTAATACCAGCAAACAAAGATGAGGTGACTCGCCTTATCTTTGAATCTCATAATAAAGAAGCCTTTCTTTTGATTTCCCACTTAACAGTAGGTGGGTTTCGCGATTTTTTGTTATCTGAGACAACAACATCTGAATTGATTACTTCCATCCGATGGGGAATCACTCCCGAGATGGCCGCGGCCGTATCAAAACTCATGTCGAACCAAGATTTAATTTTGGTTGGTAAAAAAATAAATGTAATCACAAAATTTAGAAATACTTTGGGGTTACCTGGCCGTCTTTCTGTTCGGTTACAACCGAATCATCCGACGGATGATCCGAAAGGAATTGCCGCAAGTCTTCTGGATGGATTATTACTCGGCAGTGGAGATGCCGTGATTGGAATCAATCCTGCTACCGATAACATTCCCACTTCGATTGCACTACTCGAAATGTTGGACAACCTCATTCAAAAGTATTCCATTCCTACCCAATCTTGTATTTTATCTCATGTGACAACTTCTATGGAAGTGATGAAACGAGGGGCACCTCTCGATTTGGTATTCCAGTCGATCGGAGGAACAGAAGACTTAAATAAAAGTTTTGGTATTTCCCTTTCTGTATTAAAAGAAGCAAGAGAAATGGCACTGGCTCTCGGTCGAGGAACTGTCGGAGATAACGTAATGTATTTTGAGACAGGGCAAGGAAGTGCTTTGTCTGCAGGTGCACACCATGGAATCGATCAACAAACGTTAGAAGTAAGAGCCTATGCCGTTGCCAGAGAGTTTTCACCACTTCTTGTGAATACCGTTGTGGGTTTTATTGGACCAGAATATTTATACAATGGAAAACAAATTATTAGAGCAGGATTAGAAGATCATTTTTGTGGGAAATTACTTGGTCTTCCTATGGGAGTCGATGTTTGTTATACAAACCATGCAGAAGCAGACCAAGATGATATGGATACACTATTGACACTGCTAGGTGTTGCTGGCTGCACTTATATTATGGGAATCCCCGGGGCCGATGATGTGATGTTATCTTACCAAAGTACATCTTTTCATGATGCTTTGTATCTGAGGCAAGTTTTAGGATTAAAACCGGCTCCTGAATTTGAAACTTGGTTACTCGACCGTGGAATTTTTTCAAACCAAAATGGATTTTTACCCAAAGAAAATAGAGAGTTAAGGTTACTCGAAGAAATTTTAGGAAAATCAAAACCATGA
- a CDS encoding sensor histidine kinase, translating to MNLLCYKLSPFKMYSNSKTEAEMTGMSTDDMIKSFAGSLFPSLPSGTYILLSATGKIVETYTSESNPLQLDPSAVGRSFEELLPQTYVNLRETITKVMETGIPFASSFSFSNSQLYIKVAPFFFPDQTQKFFLISALEISEDTETLTNLSQVEKAVVQYEENLHKEIIKIFNWRHEIEGKGNHKDWMEKALPNLNTSLMQGSGLGALVTTVGSLIRKAKKIGDHYEVPSAIFELIDDNFRSTKKLVQTLAEAQVVFEGSSSETEPTMLKDLHGMIQEEVSYLSDMTIIKNQRFHISNLQNGQENKFNCHFKLLRTAIRELLINAMKYAPDNSSIYILFMRAGSKLSLKILNSPMDPSIHQFDFKKSEEIILFQPFYRVNRYVDERYSKEEFGLGLGLPIVKKILEDMNAKIYFNVLDSNIYKDKSSEVSVTLEFDIIP from the coding sequence ATGAATTTATTATGTTATAAATTAAGTCCGTTCAAAATGTATTCTAATTCTAAAACTGAGGCTGAAATGACCGGAATGTCCACGGATGATATGATTAAATCTTTTGCCGGTTCTTTATTTCCCTCCCTACCCTCTGGAACCTACATCCTTCTATCAGCCACTGGAAAAATTGTAGAAACGTATACTTCAGAATCAAATCCATTGCAACTGGATCCAAGTGCTGTTGGCAGATCTTTCGAAGAATTACTTCCGCAAACTTATGTAAACTTGCGAGAAACAATAACTAAGGTAATGGAAACCGGGATTCCTTTTGCTTCCAGTTTTTCTTTTTCAAATTCTCAATTGTATATCAAGGTAGCTCCTTTTTTCTTTCCCGACCAAACACAAAAATTTTTCCTCATCTCTGCTTTGGAAATCTCAGAAGATACTGAAACTTTGACAAACCTTTCCCAAGTAGAAAAAGCAGTCGTACAATACGAAGAAAATTTACATAAAGAAATCATCAAAATCTTTAACTGGCGCCACGAGATTGAAGGTAAAGGAAACCATAAAGATTGGATGGAAAAAGCTTTACCCAATCTCAACACATCGCTTATGCAAGGTTCCGGACTTGGTGCCCTCGTAACTACGGTTGGTTCCTTGATCAGGAAGGCCAAAAAAATAGGTGATCATTATGAAGTCCCTTCCGCAATCTTCGAGTTGATTGACGACAATTTCCGTAGTACAAAAAAATTAGTCCAAACCTTAGCCGAAGCACAAGTGGTTTTTGAAGGAAGTTCCAGCGAAACAGAACCTACTATGTTAAAAGACCTACATGGCATGATTCAAGAAGAAGTCAGTTATCTATCCGATATGACTATTATCAAAAATCAAAGGTTTCATATCTCTAACCTACAAAATGGACAAGAAAATAAATTCAACTGTCATTTTAAACTACTGAGAACCGCCATTCGGGAACTTTTGATCAATGCAATGAAGTATGCACCTGATAATTCCAGTATATATATTCTATTTATGAGAGCAGGAAGTAAACTCTCTCTAAAAATTTTAAACTCACCGATGGATCCCTCCATCCACCAATTTGATTTTAAAAAATCAGAAGAGATCATTTTATTCCAACCATTCTATCGCGTGAATCGATATGTAGATGAAAGGTATTCGAAAGAAGAATTTGGTTTAGGACTTGGATTACCAATTGTTAAAAAAATATTAGAAGATATGAATGCGAAAATCTATTTCAATGTTTTAGATTCAAATATTTATAAGGATAAATCTTCAGAAGTATCTGTAACTTTGGAATTTGATATTATTCCATAA
- a CDS encoding cryptochrome/photolyase family protein — protein sequence MITRTQKMKKGLLILGNQLFDLSDLVPATVRNQYTIFMREDKELCNYYQFHKQKIAFFFLAMRKYCDELKSLGFNVQYEILNDTNISYDESLTNFLIKNQFDEFHIFEIEDKFFEVRIKHVLTQTKIHWFEHKSPMFLTSREEFNKYLVNSRKPFMKTFYQSQRKKFNILVDENGKPDGGMWSFDFENRKKLPKGFFPPPIPEITINSDEQKVLDLIENKFSTHPGDTRHLWLPTTRVEAKEWLNHFLKFRLYDFGVYEDALSTKFPFIHHSILTPFLNLGLLTPKEVIDETLKHAKNNDIPIQSLEGFIRQIIGWREFVRGIYQNFGETQLTSNFFGHKRKLTKHWYEGNTLIPPLDHVIHKCNRYGYAHHIERLMIVGSLMVLLEIDPLDSYKWFMEMFIDSSDWVMTPNVFGMALFSDGGIFATKPYICGSNYYKKMGSYPKGEWEMVVDGLYWKFIEKHKSFFEKNPRLSVMIGNLNRLDPKKKNLLYQMSDEWKERITHIESI from the coding sequence ATGATCACGCGCACACAAAAGATGAAAAAAGGCCTTCTGATACTTGGGAATCAACTTTTTGATTTGTCTGACTTGGTTCCTGCGACCGTCAGAAATCAATATACAATTTTTATGCGTGAAGACAAGGAATTGTGCAATTATTATCAGTTTCACAAACAAAAAATTGCCTTTTTCTTTTTGGCTATGAGGAAATATTGCGATGAGCTAAAATCCTTAGGTTTTAATGTCCAATATGAAATTTTGAACGATACAAATATTTCCTACGATGAAAGTTTAACAAACTTTTTAATTAAAAACCAATTCGATGAATTCCATATTTTTGAAATCGAAGATAAATTTTTTGAAGTACGAATCAAACATGTTTTAACTCAGACAAAAATTCATTGGTTTGAACACAAATCTCCAATGTTTTTAACATCCCGAGAAGAATTTAACAAATACTTGGTGAACTCAAGAAAACCATTTATGAAAACGTTTTATCAGTCTCAAAGGAAAAAATTCAATATATTAGTCGATGAAAATGGAAAACCTGATGGTGGGATGTGGAGTTTCGATTTTGAAAATCGAAAAAAATTGCCAAAAGGATTTTTTCCTCCACCCATCCCTGAAATCACTATAAACTCTGACGAACAAAAGGTTTTGGATTTAATTGAAAACAAATTTTCCACTCATCCCGGTGATACACGCCATCTTTGGTTGCCGACAACTAGAGTTGAGGCCAAAGAATGGTTAAATCATTTTTTAAAATTCAGGTTATATGATTTTGGTGTTTATGAAGATGCTCTCTCCACCAAATTTCCTTTTATTCATCATTCGATTCTGACGCCTTTTCTCAATCTAGGATTACTCACACCAAAAGAAGTCATTGATGAAACATTAAAACATGCTAAAAACAACGATATTCCAATCCAATCATTGGAAGGATTTATCCGCCAAATCATTGGTTGGCGAGAGTTCGTAAGAGGTATCTACCAGAATTTTGGAGAAACTCAACTTACATCCAATTTTTTTGGACACAAAAGAAAACTCACCAAACATTGGTATGAAGGAAATACTCTCATTCCACCGTTAGATCATGTAATTCATAAATGTAACCGTTATGGATATGCACATCATATTGAAAGACTGATGATTGTTGGTTCGTTAATGGTATTATTAGAAATAGATCCATTGGATTCATATAAATGGTTTATGGAAATGTTTATTGATTCTTCGGATTGGGTTATGACACCCAATGTATTTGGAATGGCTTTGTTTAGTGATGGAGGAATTTTTGCCACCAAACCCTATATATGCGGCTCCAACTATTACAAAAAAATGGGATCCTATCCAAAAGGAGAATGGGAAATGGTTGTTGATGGGTTATATTGGAAGTTTATTGAAAAACATAAAAGTTTCTTTGAAAAAAATCCCCGCCTTTCAGTGATGATTGGAAATTTGAATCGATTAGATCCGAAAAAGAAAAACCTACTTTATCAAATGAGCGATGAATGGAAAGAAAGGATCACTCATATCGAATCCATTTAA
- the katG gene encoding catalase/peroxidase HPI, translating to MRTTNISAIAILVLSLSSLGAADTKESSSSMDRQGNSNQFWWPERLDLAPLRQHAAESNPLGRQFNYSKEFKELDIQAIKEEIKTLMKTSQDWWPSDYGHYGPFFIRMAWHSAGTYRIADGRGGAGGGQQRFEPLNSWPDNANLDKARRLLWPIKKKYGKKISWADLMVLTGNVALESMGFKTYGFAGGRTDDWEADLVYWGPEKKWLADERYEGDRKLKNPLGAVQMGLIYVNPEGPNGNPDPLAAAKDIRDTFGRMAMNDEETVALIAGGHTFGKAHGKADPSKHVGKEPAAAGIEEQGFGWKNAYKKGNAEDTITSGLEGAWTANPTKWTTQYLNNLFGFEWVQSKSPAGAIQWIPKDGAGANMVPDAHDKTLRHAPIMFTTDLALKFDPSYKVIAKKFQENPKEFELAFAKAWFKLTHRDMGPLSRYISKDLPKEPLIWQDPLPAVDHKLVGTKEIDTLKGKILKSGLTIPELVRTAWASAASFRSTDMRGGANGARIRLEPQKSWAVNDPAEVSKTLKKLEEIKSDFNESGNKISLADLIVLGGNVAIEEAAKKAGVKISIPFTPGRTDATVEQTDVYSFSVLEPKADAFRNYYGAGTSLSPTEMLVDRSNMLSLSIPEMTVLLGGLRSLDANSGKSKHGILTTRPGILSNDFFVNLLDMSTKWQKSSQTEGLYEGVDRKTGAKKWTATSVDLIFGSHSELRAVAEVYAADDGKDKFVKDFVAAWNKVMMLDRFDVKK from the coding sequence ATGAGAACAACCAATATTTCTGCTATTGCCATTTTAGTGCTCTCCTTAAGCTCACTGGGGGCAGCAGACACTAAAGAATCATCGAGTTCGATGGATCGCCAAGGAAACTCTAACCAGTTTTGGTGGCCCGAAAGACTCGATTTGGCACCTCTCCGCCAACATGCTGCGGAATCAAACCCCTTGGGAAGACAATTCAACTACTCCAAAGAATTCAAAGAACTCGACATCCAGGCAATTAAGGAAGAAATCAAAACCTTAATGAAGACCTCGCAAGATTGGTGGCCTTCTGACTACGGTCACTACGGGCCATTTTTCATTCGGATGGCTTGGCATAGTGCAGGAACTTACCGGATTGCTGACGGCCGTGGTGGAGCTGGTGGTGGACAACAAAGATTTGAACCACTCAATAGTTGGCCTGACAACGCAAACCTAGACAAAGCAAGACGACTCCTTTGGCCGATCAAAAAGAAATACGGAAAAAAAATATCTTGGGCCGACCTTATGGTTCTCACAGGAAATGTGGCTCTTGAATCTATGGGTTTCAAAACTTACGGATTTGCTGGAGGAAGGACAGACGATTGGGAAGCCGACCTCGTCTATTGGGGACCAGAAAAAAAATGGTTAGCTGATGAAAGGTATGAAGGTGATAGAAAACTAAAGAACCCTCTCGGGGCCGTACAAATGGGACTCATTTATGTAAATCCAGAAGGACCTAACGGAAACCCTGACCCACTAGCAGCCGCTAAAGACATAAGAGATACCTTTGGTCGAATGGCGATGAATGACGAAGAAACCGTAGCTCTCATTGCCGGTGGACATACTTTTGGAAAAGCTCATGGGAAAGCGGATCCTTCCAAACATGTGGGAAAAGAACCAGCAGCAGCTGGAATCGAAGAACAAGGATTTGGTTGGAAGAATGCTTATAAAAAAGGAAATGCTGAAGACACCATCACCAGTGGACTCGAAGGTGCATGGACTGCCAATCCAACAAAATGGACAACCCAATATCTAAACAACCTATTTGGTTTTGAATGGGTACAATCAAAAAGTCCGGCAGGTGCCATCCAATGGATTCCTAAAGATGGAGCTGGGGCCAATATGGTTCCCGATGCCCATGACAAAACATTACGTCATGCGCCAATTATGTTCACGACTGACTTAGCTTTAAAATTTGATCCAAGTTACAAAGTCATTGCTAAAAAATTCCAAGAAAATCCAAAAGAGTTCGAACTTGCTTTTGCTAAAGCTTGGTTCAAACTCACTCACAGAGATATGGGACCTCTTTCCCGCTATATTTCTAAGGATTTACCAAAAGAACCTCTCATTTGGCAAGACCCTCTCCCTGCCGTAGATCACAAGTTAGTTGGGACAAAAGAAATCGACACCCTCAAAGGTAAAATTCTAAAATCAGGACTGACCATTCCAGAACTTGTCAGAACTGCTTGGGCCTCCGCTGCTAGTTTTCGTAGCACAGATATGAGAGGGGGAGCAAACGGCGCAAGGATCAGACTCGAACCACAAAAAAGTTGGGCGGTGAATGATCCCGCAGAAGTTTCCAAAACATTAAAGAAATTGGAAGAAATTAAATCCGATTTTAATGAATCAGGAAATAAAATCTCACTCGCAGACTTAATCGTGCTCGGTGGAAATGTTGCTATCGAAGAAGCAGCCAAAAAAGCTGGGGTGAAAATATCTATCCCTTTCACACCGGGAAGAACGGATGCCACTGTGGAACAAACAGACGTTTATTCATTTTCTGTTTTGGAGCCAAAAGCAGATGCATTCCGTAACTACTATGGTGCAGGGACTTCACTTTCACCTACAGAGATGTTAGTTGATAGATCGAACATGTTATCTCTATCCATTCCGGAAATGACGGTGTTACTGGGTGGACTCAGATCTCTAGATGCCAATTCTGGCAAATCAAAACATGGAATCCTTACCACACGACCAGGAATTCTCAGCAATGATTTCTTTGTCAACCTACTCGATATGTCGACAAAATGGCAAAAGTCATCGCAAACGGAAGGATTGTATGAAGGTGTTGACCGCAAAACAGGCGCTAAAAAATGGACTGCCACTTCTGTGGATCTCATTTTTGGTTCTCATTCGGAACTCCGCGCCGTTGCTGAAGTGTATGCGGCAGATGATGGTAAAGATAAGTTTGTAAAAGACTTTGTGGCCGCATGGAACAAAGTGATGATGTTAGATCGATTTGACGTGAAGAAGTAA
- a CDS encoding high-potential iron-sulfur protein, with translation MPKTSRKDFLTKTLYLVTSLSLVEGGFGFSSSLVAKEKLPETLPEGSKPVPESDPTAKALGFHQDAKHTDFTLYPERKDPGSKNQFCKHCAQYTKINEKWGKCNIISSGLVSSQGWCSAWSLKS, from the coding sequence ATGCCCAAAACTTCGCGAAAAGACTTTTTAACCAAAACATTGTATTTGGTAACCTCTCTCTCTTTAGTAGAGGGAGGTTTTGGTTTCTCCTCTAGTTTGGTAGCAAAAGAAAAACTTCCCGAGACTTTGCCAGAAGGATCCAAACCCGTTCCCGAATCAGATCCAACAGCAAAAGCATTAGGGTTTCATCAGGATGCCAAACATACAGATTTCACCCTTTATCCAGAAAGAAAAGATCCAGGATCAAAAAACCAATTTTGTAAACACTGCGCACAGTATACAAAGATCAATGAAAAATGGGGAAAATGTAATATCATTTCTTCTGGTCTTGTTTCTTCACAAGGTTGGTGTTCTGCTTGGTCTTTAAAATCGTAA